In Actinoplanes sp. NBC_00393, a single genomic region encodes these proteins:
- a CDS encoding cell envelope biogenesis protein TolA: protein MNRLFRLGSVLRARKAQEDAARGAVMQSRADIREAEALLRRRKLDLVGSAAPTEGTARAMVASLVARQSLAAGLFGAQRMVTDAEEVEREKVAALADAAKRRRAVEMMAERHAATVRAHDLRVDQANLDELAITSKARQAAGSVAKSDAAETNGSEV, encoded by the coding sequence GTGAATCGCCTGTTCCGACTTGGATCTGTGCTTCGCGCCCGCAAGGCGCAGGAGGACGCCGCTCGTGGTGCGGTGATGCAGTCCCGCGCTGACATTCGGGAAGCTGAGGCTCTGCTGAGGCGCCGCAAGCTGGACCTGGTCGGATCCGCGGCGCCGACCGAGGGGACCGCGCGGGCGATGGTCGCGTCGCTGGTGGCACGGCAGTCGCTGGCGGCCGGGCTGTTCGGGGCTCAGCGCATGGTCACCGATGCCGAAGAGGTCGAGCGGGAGAAGGTCGCCGCGCTCGCCGACGCCGCCAAGCGGCGCCGGGCCGTGGAGATGATGGCGGAGCGGCACGCCGCCACCGTGCGCGCTCACGACCTGCGTGTCGACCAGGCCAACCTCGACGAGTTGGCGATCACCTCGAAAGCACGGCAAGCCGCCGGAAGTGTCGCCAAGTCAGATGCCGCCGA